In Devosia beringensis, a single window of DNA contains:
- a CDS encoding serine hydrolase domain-containing protein: protein MSVQLMGSAEPGFEAVAVAFEAGFEGRPAMGAALHVVVDGQSVVNLWAGTADQRTGRAWAADTPSVIFSCTKGLVSILAARLVQEGRLDYDAPVSRYWPEFAAAGKSTVTVGQALAHQAGLSAPRADLSEDDIVDWDRMVSLLAAQEPLWEPGSGYAYHALTHGWVAGEIVRRVTGLSVGQYFEELITKPLGVDAWIGLPEALADRAAHLQVSPPLSALWADEAAKPGPNWPYKAMTLGHALPADLVTADGGFNKQRTRAAEIPGAGGLASAEALATIWSATVAPTRGVRLLEPEVIAAATRTRSSGVSVFGGEPPYSRWGCGFQLDSEARRYLSDGCFGHDGAGGQVGFADPVRRVGFGYVANWMMGPEDLRATRILDALRPLL from the coding sequence GTGAGCGTTCAGCTGATGGGCTCGGCCGAGCCCGGTTTCGAGGCGGTGGCTGTGGCGTTCGAGGCCGGCTTCGAGGGACGGCCCGCTATGGGCGCCGCGCTGCATGTCGTCGTCGACGGCCAGAGCGTGGTCAATCTATGGGCCGGCACTGCCGACCAGCGCACTGGACGCGCCTGGGCTGCCGATACGCCATCGGTGATCTTTTCCTGCACCAAGGGACTGGTCTCCATCCTGGCGGCGCGCCTGGTGCAGGAGGGGCGGCTCGACTATGACGCGCCGGTCAGCCGCTACTGGCCCGAATTTGCCGCTGCCGGCAAATCGACGGTGACGGTAGGGCAGGCGCTGGCCCATCAGGCGGGCCTGAGCGCGCCGCGCGCGGACCTGAGCGAAGACGATATTGTCGACTGGGACCGCATGGTCAGCCTGCTGGCTGCCCAGGAGCCGCTTTGGGAACCAGGCAGCGGCTACGCCTATCATGCGCTGACTCATGGCTGGGTGGCAGGCGAGATCGTCCGCCGGGTCACTGGCCTGTCGGTGGGCCAATATTTTGAAGAGCTGATCACCAAGCCACTGGGCGTTGACGCCTGGATCGGCCTGCCTGAGGCCCTGGCCGATCGCGCCGCGCATCTGCAGGTCAGCCCGCCGCTCTCGGCGCTCTGGGCCGACGAGGCCGCCAAGCCTGGCCCCAACTGGCCCTACAAGGCCATGACGCTGGGCCATGCCCTGCCGGCCGATCTGGTCACCGCCGATGGCGGCTTCAACAAGCAGCGCACTCGCGCCGCCGAAATCCCCGGCGCCGGCGGCCTGGCCAGTGCCGAAGCCCTGGCCACCATCTGGTCGGCGACGGTAGCGCCCACCCGCGGTGTCCGCCTGCTCGAGCCCGAGGTCATTGCCGCGGCAACCCGCACCCGCAGCAGCGGGGTTTCCGTGTTCGGCGGAGAGCCGCCTTATTCGCGCTGGGGCTGCGGCTTTCAGCTTGATTCCGAGGCGCGGCGCTATCTGTCGGATGGCTGCTTCGGCCACGACGGTGCCGGCGGTCAGGTCGGCTTTGCCGATCCGGTCCGTCGCGTCGGCTTCGGCTATGTCGCCAATTGGATGATGGGACCCGAAGACCTGCGGGCCACCCGCATCCTCGACGCCCTGCGGCCCTTGCTGTAG
- a CDS encoding glycoside hydrolase family protein, with amino-acid sequence MGFNLSDHWVWDFWLADDGARYHLFYLHAPKSLGNPDLRHRNARIGHATSSDLREWTDHGRAMEAGEPGSFDGSATWTGSIVHAPDGQWKMFYTGSRFLSADSNANIETVGVATSPDLFVWTKQAGPLCAADPRWYETLGTSTWPEEAWRDPWIFWRQDDQLWHMLITARSKTGTEPDRGVMAHATSPDLKTWTVREPLSQPGAGFAHLEVFQVVRVGGRNHLVFCCDTAKLVGPRLGQVGGVWSLPVGDMPGQVDFHQARLLVDERLYAGRIAIDRAGAPWLLAFNNISADGAFVGGISDPLAVHVDQDGYLAVEERA; translated from the coding sequence ATGGGTTTCAACCTGAGCGATCACTGGGTTTGGGATTTCTGGCTGGCCGATGACGGCGCCCGGTATCACCTGTTCTATCTGCATGCGCCCAAATCCCTGGGCAATCCCGATCTGCGCCATCGCAATGCCCGCATTGGCCACGCCACGTCCAGCGATCTGCGTGAGTGGACCGACCATGGCCGCGCCATGGAGGCGGGCGAACCGGGCAGCTTCGATGGCAGTGCCACCTGGACCGGCAGCATCGTCCACGCCCCCGATGGCCAGTGGAAAATGTTCTATACCGGCTCACGTTTTCTGTCGGCCGACAGCAATGCCAATATCGAGACCGTCGGGGTCGCCACCTCGCCGGACCTGTTTGTCTGGACCAAGCAGGCGGGGCCCCTCTGCGCGGCCGATCCGCGCTGGTATGAAACGCTCGGCACCTCGACCTGGCCGGAAGAAGCCTGGCGCGATCCCTGGATCTTCTGGCGGCAGGACGACCAGCTTTGGCACATGCTGATCACCGCGCGCAGCAAGACCGGTACCGAGCCCGATCGCGGGGTCATGGCGCACGCCACCTCACCCGACCTGAAGACCTGGACCGTCCGCGAGCCGCTGAGCCAGCCTGGCGCCGGCTTTGCCCATCTTGAAGTGTTTCAGGTGGTCAGGGTTGGTGGCCGCAACCATCTCGTCTTCTGCTGCGATACCGCCAAGTTGGTCGGTCCGCGCCTGGGGCAGGTGGGTGGCGTCTGGAGCCTGCCCGTCGGCGACATGCCCGGGCAGGTGGATTTCCACCAGGCCCGGCTGCTGGTCGATGAACGCCTTTATGCCGGTCGCATCGCCATCGATCGCGCGGGCGCGCCCTGGCTGCTGGCCTTCAACAATATCAGCGCCGATGGCGCCTTTGTTGGCGGGATCAGCGACCCGCTCGCGGTCCATGTCGATCAGGATGGCTATCTTGCCGTGGAGGAGCGCGCGTGA